In one Pelecanus crispus isolate bPelCri1 chromosome 12, bPelCri1.pri, whole genome shotgun sequence genomic region, the following are encoded:
- the NOS2 gene encoding nitric oxide synthase, inducible, which translates to MLCPWQFVFKPRAAKNESSEEKDINNNVEKIGKIHGLENGDAKLHGLSKKRIEMPPMVTSAKASDGRENPPQNGIKASNQISRCPRHVKVRNLENGSSFLDTLHLTAKEVINCRTKACQGALMTPKGLVRGTRDGPVPPAELLPQAIDFIKQYYNSFKEPKIEEHLDRLETVTKEIETTGTYHLTKDELIFAAKQAWRNAPRCIGRIQWSNLQVFDARDCKTAKEMFEHICRHIQYATNNGNIRSAITIFPQRTDGKHDFRVWNSQLIRYAGYQMPDGSIIGDPASVELTQLCIELGWKPKYGRFDVVPLILQANGQDPEIFEYPPGIVLEVPMEHPKYEWFKELDLKWYALPAVANMLLEVGGLEFTGCPFNGWYLGTEIGVRDFCDVQRYNILQEVGRRMGLETNKLSSLWKDQAVVEINVAVLYSFQKQNVTIMDHHSAAESFMKYMQNEYRVRGGCPADWVWIVPPMSGSITPVFHQEMLNYVLTPFYYYQVDAWKTHVWHDETRRPKKNRIKFSILAKAVLFASSLMRQTMAARPKVTVIYATETGKSETLANDLCSLFNCAFNTKILCMDEYNICDLEKETLLLVVTSTFGNGDSPNNGKTLKNSLLTLKLLRKKMRYAVFGLGSSMYPEFCAFAHAIDQKLAQLGASQLTPIGEGDELNGQEEAFRTWAVSAFKTACDVFNIHGKNSIQLPKIYTSDESWDPKNYRIVPDSQTMDLAKALANIHAKDIIPMKLKFRQNLQSLKSSRVTILVKLSCETNQEVRYLPGEHIGIFPGNRPELVHGLIAHVKDAPPADQTIRVETCTDGGYWTSDKKIPACTLPEALTYLLDITTPPSQQLLKKLSQLVTAEGDKQRLEVLCQSTEEYNKWKFYNSPNILEVLEEFPSAEVSTAFLLTQLPFLKPRYYSVSSSCDMTPGEIHLTVAVVNYRTRDGQGPLHHGVCSTWLNTIALHEIVPCFIRSASGFHLPEEPTKPCILIGPGTGIAPFRSFWQQRLYDLEKKGIKGGDMTLLFGCRQPGMDHIYREETEEMKRKGVLKEVYTAYSRQPGQAKVYVQDILQSKLETKVCDLLHKEEGHLYVCGDVRMAKDVAQTLKGMLAKNLNLNEQQAEEYFFQLKSQKRYHEDIFGAVFPHEVKGGVRALQPTSPRTNQLMF; encoded by the exons ATGTTGTGCCCGTGGCAGTTTGTGTTCAAACCTCGTGCTGCTAAGAACGAGTCCTCTGAAGAGAAGGATATCAATAACAATGTGGAGAAAATTGGGAAGATCCATGG CTTAGAAAATGGTGATGCCAAATTACATGGTCTGAGCAAGAAGCGGATAGAGATGCCGCCTATGGTAACTTCAGCGAAGGCCAGTGATGGGAGAGAG aaccccccccaaaatggtATCAAAGCTTCAAACCAAATATCAAGGTGTCCAAGACATGTAAAAGTAAGAAACTTGGAAAATGGATCCAGCTTTCTCGACACACTACACCTGACAGCAAAGGAG gTTATCAACTGCCGGACCAAGGCCTGCCAAGGGGCACTCATGACCCCAAAGGGCCTGGTGAGAGGTACTAGAGATGGGCCAGTTCCACCAGCAGAGCTTTTACCTCAGGCAATAGACTTTATCAAGCAGTACTACAATTCATTTAAAGA GCCAAAAATAGAAGAACACCTGGACCGACTGGAAACAGTGACCAAGGAGATAGAAACAACAGGAACCTACCATCTGACAAAGGACGAACTGATCTTTGCTGCCAAACAGGCCTGGAGGAATGCTCCTAGGTGTATTGGGAGAATCCAGTGGTCCAATCTACAG GTATTTGATGCACGTGATTgtaaaacagcaaaggaaatgtttgAGCATATCTGTCGTCATATTCAGTATGCCACAAACAATGGAAATATAAG ATCAGCCATCACTATCTTCCCCCAGAGGACTGATGGGAAACACGATTTCCGTGTTTGGAACAGCCAGCTCATCCGATATGCTGGATATCAAATGCCAGATGGGTCTATCATAGGAGACCCTGCCAGTGTGGAGCTCACACAG TTATGCATTGAGCTTGGGTGGAAGCCGAAGTATGGCCGCTTTGATGTAGTTCCACTGATTCTCCAAGCAAACGGCCAAGACCCAGAAATATTTGAATACCCGCCAGGAATTGTCCTGGAAGTGCCAATGGAGCATCCAAA GTATGAATGGTTTAAGGAGTTAGACCTGAAGTGGTATGCGCTGCCGGCTGTTGCCAACATGCTTCTTGAGGTGGGAGGCCTGGAATTTACTGGGTGTCCTTTCAATGGCTGGTACCTGGGGACAGAGATAGGAGTGCGAGACTTCTGTGATGTACAGCGATACAACATCCTGCAG GaggtaggaagaagaatgggactggaaacaaacaaactttCATCATTATGGAAAGACCAAGCTGTTGTAGAGATAAATGTGGCTGTGCTTTATAGCTTCCAA AAACAAAATGTGACTATCATGGATCACCACTCAGCTGCTGAGTCCTTCATGAAATACATGCAGAATGAGTACCGTGTGCGAGGAGGCTGCCCGGCTGACTGGGTGTGGATCGTACCTCCGATGTCAGGGAGCATAACCCCCGTGTTCCACCAGGAGATGTTGAACTATGTCCTCACTCCCTTCTATTACTACCAG gtggaTGCATGGAAAACACATGTCTGGCATGATGAGACTCGGAggccaaagaaaaacagaataaagttTAGCATCTTGGCAAA ggctGTACTCTTTGCATCTTCACTCATGCGACAAACAATGGCAGCCAGGCCCAAGGTCACTGTAATCTATGCAACAGAGACTGGGAAATCTGAAACACTAGCCAATGATCTGTGCAGCTTGTTCAATTGTGCCTTCAACACTAAG ATTCTGTGCATGGATGAATACAACATCTGTgacctggaaaaagaaacacttctttTAGTGGTTACTAGCACTTTTGGAAATGGAGATTCTCCAAATAATGGAAAG ACCTTGAAGAACTCCTTGCTCACCCTGAAAttgctgagaaagaaaatgag ATATGcagtgtttggtttggggtcCAGCATGTATCCAGAGTTCTGTGCCTTTGCGCATGCCATTGACCAAAAACTGGCCCAACTAGGGGCTTCTCAGCTCACTCCAATAGGTGAAGGAGATGAACTCAATGGGCAAGAAGAAGCCTTTCGCACATGGGCAGTCAGTGCATTCAAG acTGCCTGTGACGTTTTTAACATCCATGGGAAAAACAGTATTCAGTTGCCTAAGATATATACCTCTGATGAAAGCTGGGATCCTAAGAATTACAGGATAGTGCCTGACTCTCAAACCATGGACTTGGCTAAAG CACTTGCAAACATTCATGCCAAGGATATAATTCCCATGAAGCTGAAGTTCAGACAGAATCTTCAAAGTTTAAAATCCAG TCGTGTTACCATTCTAGTTAAGCTTTCCTGTGAGACTAATCAGGAAGTGCGCTACCTGCCCGGAGAACACATTGGGATTTTCCCAGGCAACCGGCCAGAATTAGTCCACGGCCTCATTGCACATGTCAAGGATGCCCCTCCAGCTGATCAGACTATCAGAGTTGAAACCTGCACCGATG GTGGCTACTGGACAAGTGACAAAAAGATTCCAGCCTGCACACTCCCTGAGGCTTTGACATACTTGCTTGATATCACTACTCCGCCCTCCCAACAACTGCTAAAAAAACTCTCCCAGCTGGTAACAGCGGAAGGAGACAAACAGAGACTGGAAGTTTTATGTCAG AGCACGGAAGAATACAATAAATGGAAGTTTTACAACAGCCCGAACATCCTGGAGGTCCTGGAGGAGTTTCCTTCCGCTGAGGTCTCAACAGCTTTCTTACTGACTCAGCTGCCATTTCTGAAACCCAGGTACTATTCTGTCAGTTCCTCCTGTGACATGACACCCGGGGAGATTCATCTGACAGTTGCAGTTGTAAACTacaggacaagag ATGGACAAGGGCCTTTGCACCATGGAGTTTGCAGCACATGGCTGAATACAATAGCTCTCCATGAAATTGTCCCGTGCTTTATACGCAG tgctaGTGGATTCCATCTCCCAGAGGAGCCAACCAAGCCATGCATTCTGATTGGCCCAGGAACAGGAATTGCTCCCTTCAGAAGTTTCTGGCAGCAGCGTCTCTATGACTTGGAAAAGAAAG GGATCAAAGGTGGTGACATGACATTATTGTTTGGCTGCCGGCAGCCAGGCATGGATCACATCTACAGAGAAGAAACTGaggaaatgaagaggaaaggagTCCTGAAAGAAGTCTATACAGCTTACTCCAGGCAACCTGGCCAAGCTAAA gTCTATGTTCAGGACATTCTTCAAAGCAAGTTGGAGACCAAAGTGTGTGACCTCTTGCATAAGGAGGAAGGGCATCTCTATGTCTGTGGAGATGTACGCATGGCCAAGGATGTCGCTCAGACTTTGAAAGGGATGCTTGCAAAAAACCTGAACCTCAATgaacagcaggcagaggagtATTTCTTCCAGCTAAAG agcCAAAAGCGATACCATGAAGATATCTTTGGGGCTGTATTCCCACATGAAGTCAAAGGAGGTGTAAGAGCTTTGCAACCCACCAGTCCAAGAACGAATCAACTTATGTTTTAG